The following is a genomic window from Candidatus Zixiibacteriota bacterium.
GCAGCAGTTGTTGATTGAGTGGCATAAGCGACGCTCCCATCACTTGTAGTTCGAGGTTATCGCGAAATCCGGACAGTGAATCCAGCAAATCTGGCACTGGGTGCAGTTCTCCGGCCGCGCGAGGACCGGCTTGCCGTCGCGGTCCGGTTCGAATACCTGACGCGGGCACAGGGCGATGCAGATGTTGCAGGCCTTGCACCACGCGAGGTTGATGTTCAAAGGGGCGGGCCCCTTCGAATAGTCGTACTTGTTCTGCGGGCCGGGCTTCTCTCTGGTCTCGCCCGACTCGGTCTCTATCGCCGTCATCTCACGTCTCCGAGGTTGTCGGCCGCCGTGGCGGCCGAACGTCCGCCGACGCCGCTCATTTTCGTCTGCCCGCCGGAGCTTTCTTCCTGGCCTTGGTCCCGGTCTTCTTCGCCGCGTGCGGCTTTTTGTTTGCTTTTGCCGCCGGTCGGGCCGCGCGCGCCGCGCTTGCTCGGCCGGATGTGGTCCTGATCTTGGTCCCCGCGCGGGACGCCGGTTTGGCCGCCGGCCGCGCCGCGCTCCTGGCCTTGCCCGCGCGCCTGGCCATCAGGTCTCTCAACAGCGCGGGGATCTCGGTCGGCGATCCCGCCACCGGCACCCCCGCCGCCGTGAGCGCCGCCACCTTCCCCTCGGCCGTGCCGCTGCCGCCGGAGATGATCGCCCCGGCGTGCCCCATCCGCTTGCCCGGCGGCGCCGAACGCCCGGCGATGAAGGCTACCACCGGCTTGGTCATGCGCTTCTTGATGAACGCGGCCGCCTCCTCCTCGTCGGATCCGCCGATCTCCCCGATCATGACCACCCCCCGCGTCGCCGGGTCGGCCTCGAACGCCTCCAGGCAGTCGATGAAAGTGGTCCCGATCACCTGGTCCCCGCCGATTCCGATGCAGGTGGTCTGCCCCATTCCCGCCAGCGTGAGCGCCCAGATCGCCTCGTAGGTGAGCGTCCCCGACCGCGAGACCACTCCGACGTTGCCCTTTTTCACAATCGTCGCCGGCATGATCCCGATCTTGCACTGGTCGACCGAGATGAGGCCGGGGCAGTTGGGCCCGATCAGCCGCGCCCCGCGCGCCTTGACGTACGGGTACACCTTCATCATGTCGTTCGCCGGAAGTCCTTCGGTGATGCACACCACCAGCCCGATCCCGGCGTCGACCGCCTCGTAGATCGCATCGACGGCGAACGCCGGCGGCACGTAGACGACCGACACGTCCGCCCCGGTCGCCCCGACCGCCTCTTCCACCGTGTTGAACACGGGTATTCCCGCCACCTGGGAGCCGCCCTTTCCGGGCGTCACGCCGCCCACCACCTGCGTGCCGTAAGCCTTCATCTGCTGGGCGTGAAACGAGCCGTCGCGGCCGGTGATTCCCTGCACGAGCACTCTGGATTTCTGATTGATGAATATCGCCA
Proteins encoded in this region:
- a CDS encoding ferredoxin; the encoded protein is MTAIETESGETREKPGPQNKYDYSKGPAPLNINLAWCKACNICIALCPRQVFEPDRDGKPVLARPENCTQCQICWIHCPDFAITSNYK
- the sucD gene encoding succinate--CoA ligase subunit alpha — protein: MAIFINQKSRVLVQGITGRDGSFHAQQMKAYGTQVVGGVTPGKGGSQVAGIPVFNTVEEAVGATGADVSVVYVPPAFAVDAIYEAVDAGIGLVVCITEGLPANDMMKVYPYVKARGARLIGPNCPGLISVDQCKIGIMPATIVKKGNVGVVSRSGTLTYEAIWALTLAGMGQTTCIGIGGDQVIGTTFIDCLEAFEADPATRGVVMIGEIGGSDEEEAAAFIKKRMTKPVVAFIAGRSAPPGKRMGHAGAIISGGSGTAEGKVAALTAAGVPVAGSPTEIPALLRDLMARRAGKARSAARPAAKPASRAGTKIRTTSGRASAARAARPAAKANKKPHAAKKTGTKARKKAPAGRRK